A stretch of DNA from Spirosoma endbachense:
TAATCAGCTGTGGTGAGCATCCAGAACGAGACACGGTTCGCTGCTATTTCAAGGTCAAGTGTAATTATACTTTCACAATAACAAATTATCTTTAACCCTGAAATAACAACTGATTTTTATGCGTTTATCGCTTTATCTGGTTCTCCTGTTCATTTTTGCCTATCCGTCCGTCGCTCAGCAAAGAACTTACTGCAACCCGATGGACATCAGTTATCGGTACAATTTCGAGCAGCTCAACGAGAAAATTTCGTATCGATCCGGAGCCGATCCTGTCATTGTTAACCACAAGAAGGAATATTATCTCTTCGTCACCATTCAGGGTGGCTGGTGGCATTCCAAAGACCTGGTTAACTGGAACTATATCGTACCCGACAAATGGCCAATGGAGGACATGTGCGCTCCGGCGGCCATGTCGGTCCGCGATACACTGTATCTGTTTCAATCTACCTTCGAGCAACGGCCCATTTTTATTTCGACGGAACCCGAAAAAGGAAAACTCAAATTTTATAATCGCTGGCTACCCCGTCTGCCCAAAGACATTGGTCCCTGGGACCCGGCTCTGTTTCACGACGATGATACCGACAAATGGTATATGTACTGGGGTTCATCGAATGTATACCCGATTTTCGGAGCTGAGCTGGACAAGAGCCGAAACCTGACCTACGCAGGCAACAATCCCGCCCAGGCATATAAAGCCATGCTCTGGCTCGACCCCTATAAACACGGCTGGGAACGCTTCGGCCCGAATCATTCCGACCCGTTCAAACCCTTTACGGAGGGGGCCTGGATGACCAAATACAAGGGCAAGTATTACCTGCAATATGGTGCGCCCGGCACCGAGTACAACGTATACGGCAATGGCACTTATGTTAGCAATGATCCACTGGGGCCGTTTGAGTACGCGCCTTATAATCCGATTGCCTACAAACCGGGCGGTTTCGCTACGGGTTGTGGACATGGCAATACGTTCCAGGACAATTTTGGTAACTATTGGAATACGGGCACTACCTGGATTGGCTACAATTGGGGCATGGAACGCCGGATTGTGATGAATCCGGCAGGTTTCGACAAAGACGACCATATGTTTGCCAACACGCGGTTTGGTGATTTTCCACATTACCTGCCTACGCAAAAAGTACCCAGCCAGAACGGAACGGAAAGCGATGCGCTGTTTACCGGCTGGATGCTTCTCAACTACAAAAAACCAGTCGTAGCCTCATCGACCCTATCGACACCTACTGATACCGTTCGAGTCGCGGCAAATGTAGCCGACGAAAATCCGCGCACATTCTGGGTCGCGGCTCAGAACAAACCGGGCGAAACCCTAACCGCTGACTTAGGAACGGAACGTGAAATCCGGGCCGTTCAGGTCGATTATATCGACTATAAACAAACTGTTTATGACTCCGATTCGACCGTGTATACGCAGTTCAAAATCCTGACCTCAACCGACAATAAAAAGTGGGATGTTGTTGCCGATCTGACGAAAGAACCCAAACGCGACCGGGCCTGCGCCTATGTGCAACTGGACAAACCCGTTCGGGCGCGGTATGTGCGATATGAGCACGTTTACGTTGCGGGTTCGCATCTGGCCATCAATGCATTCCGCCTATTTGGCAATGGATTCGGGAAAGCCCCGGCAACACCCGCTACGCTGACCGCCAAACGTCAGAAAGACCAGCGCAATGCCGACCTGTCCTGGAGCAAGGTTCCCGGCGCTGTCGGCTACAACATCCGCTGGGGCATTGCGCCTGACAAACTCTATCAGAATTATCAGTTCTGGAACGACGAAGCCAATACCTTCGAACTTAGGGCGCTCAACGTTGACGTACCGTATTATTTTGCGATCGAAGCCTTCGACGAAAATGGCGTATCCGTGTTGAGTAAAGTCATAGATGATGGATCGGGTCTGGGGAAAAAGTGATAGATTCAACCCATGCAATTCTTCTTCCGAAACGACCAGCCCGAAGTGGCCGTTGATCTATTACGCGAAGTCGGTCAATGGCTTGTTGACAATGATCGCGAACTCTGGACAGTTGACGCCCTGACACTCGACAACCTCATCGACGATTTTACCCGCGATAAGCTCTATGTGATGTATGCCGACCACGGCAACGGAACAGCGCCAGAACCAGCGGCAGCCTTCATACTTCAGTGGGAAGACCCCCATTACTGGCCCGATGTTCCGGCCAACACGTCGGGCTTTATCCATAAATTAGCCATCAGGCGTCCTTTTAATGGACAGAATCTGTTCGCGTCGATTCTGAAGTTTAGCCGGGAGGAATGCCTCAAACGAGGTATTTACACCCTTCAGCTCGAAACCGACGCCGGGCGACCTAAACTCATGCAGTTTTACGAACGATACGGATTCCAGCCTACCTATCAGCGCGATATGAGCGAATTCGGCAAGTCGTTTACCTGTCAGTTTTACATAATGACGTTTTAAGCAGACAGCGCGGCCTGGAAAGTCCACGCAAAACTAGCTTTGGTCAAATAAAACAGGACTTTTGCGTTCCAATTAATCAGTTCATCCATGACGCAACCGCGCCAGCGGAAAGTCCGTGACTTTCGACTGCCTCAGATTTATGCCATTATCCTGATTGACGTCATTGTTGGTTCAGCTGTTGGGCCAATTTTACCCGAATTTGTAAAGGGCCTGCAACGCCCCCAATTATGGCTTTCGGCTGGTACGGCTTTGTTTTTAGGTATGCAATTGTTCTCCGCTCCTTTGCTGGGGAAACTCTCGGATGGCTACGGCCGCCGACCCATTTTTATTCTCTCATCGGTCGGTACGTTTCTGGCCGATTGCTTTTTGTTGCCTGTTCGGGTAGGCTTTTATTTTGCGAACCGCATCAGCGACGGCACAACCAACGGCATGTATGCAACGGTGCGATCGGCGATAACAGACATTTCCCCCAAAGATCAGCTATTCAAAAACCTCGGCATCGAAGGGGCTATTATTTCGCTTGGTTTTGTCCTCGGACCAGCCGTTTCGGGTCTGCTTCTGACCACGTTCGATGTCGTTCAGGGCAATCAGGCGAAGGTTGTGGCGATTATGGCGGTCACACTCTCAAGCGTGAATATGCTCCTGAGCTGGACACTTCGGGAAACTCACCCAAACCCGCCCGGCGTTGACACATCGGCGCTCAAAAACGAACTGATTCAATCCCTGAATGTACAGTTGCTCTGGAGTCGACTAGCAGAAAAAGACAGCAAATATCAGGGATTGAAACAATTGGTACTCATGCAATTAGCACTAACCTTCAGCATTGGTTATTACAATTACTTCGTAACCTTCGCGAGTTTTGGCGAACTGCACATGGATGCAAAGGCTATTTCTTACTTTTTCATGTATTTCGGCGCTTTGAGCGTGGTCATCAGTTATGTCTTTTACGCTTACATGGCCGACCGGATCAACCAGCAACGGGCTATTTTCTGGCTGGCACTCATCGGAGTACCCGTGCTGGGCAGTTACGGACTGGTTGGGTCATCACTGGTTGGGCTATATATCCTGATTACAATAGACTGCCTGACCCTGTCGCTAATCCAGGGATTGATCGAGGGGTTAATGGCTCAGCTAACAACCGACGACGACCGGGGCGAAGTTTTCGGCATTAATCAGGCGTTGCAGGGGCTGGGTAGCTTTGCAACCACATTAGTCTTTGGGGCTTTGTCACTACTTGATCTGCGGCTACCGTTTGCCTGGTTTGCCGGTTGTCTGGCCATTGTAGCCTGGCTGGCGAATCAAAAACTCAAAAAACTATAAATCATACCCATACAGCCCATTTTCATTTTCTGAGTTATAGCCGTTCACTCAAAAGCAGTATACTCCGAGTAAGTGATTCATTATTTTTATAAAAAATCAATAATTATTAATATAGTCCCTATTCTCAACGACATGATTAACTGGCGAACACACCGGCACAAGCTAGTTTACAGTGTGATGATTGCCCTACTAGGCGGTCTATTTATGTCCGGGTGTTCAAAATGGAATCTGGAGCCTAAAGAAATAACACCCACTTCGTCGTCGACCCTTCCCACCGTAACCATTACGAACGTGGATAATTTTTCGATAACCGGACGTGGTACTGTGGTGACCTTTACCTTCAACGTGACCTCGGTACCCCGCGTAACGGTCAAAGAGCTGGGTGTTTGTTATTCAACTACCAATAAAACTCCGTCGCTGGCCGACGCATCAGGAACAACAGCCCTCGCAAAAGCTAAAGATCTGACTTTACCCAGCTCAATAGGCATTACCCTTACAGCAAAAGGAACGTACTATTACCGAGCCTATGCTCTTCTCGACGATGGGCGGGTCAGTTATAGCAAACTCGATTCGTTTGTGAATTGACCATCAAAAGACATAGTCGTGTTTGGTGATAATCCGTGGAAAAGCCCGCGATGTTAGCGTACATCAATAAACGTTTCGTATGGAGCTTCGAGCCGTGCCACGGTTTGTTTTCTTATCATTGGTAACCACGGTCCGCCGTGCGGTGGCACGGCTCGAAGCTCCAGAGGAAAGGCCTGAGGAGTAATTATTGAACCCGGATCAGCGCTGAACCAACCACCGGCCGACCTTCGGCGGTGATGCCCTGCACCGTTACGCGCAACGTTCTGACCACATCCGACAGCGGAAACTGCAACTGACTATGTCCCTGCCCATCCGTTTGAATCAGTGGTTTCCAGTACAATACATCCCGGCGATCAATCCGCGACGAAACTTCGGGAGGTGTCGTTTCGTCAGGTTTACTGTCATAGCGTGGCACGTAGAACTCCCGCAGCACCGATGGATACCCAATCAATTGCATGGGCTTTGTTCCTGTTTTTTTACTGGTCGATGGCTTATCGGGCCGAAACACTTTCGAGTAAAAAGCGATGACGCCATTTCCACCCCGAACGCCATAAATGCCAGCGGTTCCAGCATTTTTCAACAACTCGACGCGCTCAATATCACTGGGATTGAAATTTAACAAACCCGTTCCATCCATATCCTGAACGGGCATTCCGTCCATGAGAAACAAGGGCTGTGAGCCGCTCATAATACTCCCCACTCCTCGCACAACCACCTGATAACCACCAGTCAACGTTTGTGTGACCCCTACTCCGGCAAACCGCCCACGAATCATCTCATACAGATTCGGAAATCGGGGAGATTTTTCGTCGAACACAAGTGTAGCGTCAGCATTATTATGCAAACTCCTTCGTTTAATGTCATCCGGACGTTCTTCAATTTTTCGGGCACGGACAATAACTTCTTTCAGGAGTTTAACGGTTTTGTCACGGTAGAAAGCGGCATCGTCTTCCTGACGGATTTTCGCTGCGGTTATCTGCATGTGTAAAGCCTGCCAATTTGAGGGGATACGGGCGGTGTCTACATCCCACGTCCGACCAGGTCCACTCAGCACAAAATGGGCTTCATCATTCAGGAACGGCTTCAATTCCCGGTTAGTCAGTTGAGCTAACAGCTGCGTCGTATCGGCAATATCTAAACCTGCTAATCGAAACCACCCTTTTTCATCAGCCCCGGCTGATTTCAGGAATGACTTTTCTGTCGCCATTGAGGCAATCATGACCTGCGCCCCAGGAATAGGCTCGTTTTTCTGGTTCAGCACTCGCCCAATCAATGACACGCCCCCCAGCAGTTCGTTTTCGGGTGTACCGCTTACGCGACGCCAGCCCTGCGTCAACAGCAGATCGTCTAAAGCCCGGCGTGTTTCGGGCGAGTTGTCTTTAAGGTATAGATTGGGTTGCTCAACTCGCCCCCGTAATTCACCGGTCAGCAGCAGATGCGTCTGGATGGTAGCCGCAGCGGTATCGTCGGGAACCTGCCCGGCATCGGTTACCGAGGCAGACAATACGGCAACTGCAGGAAGTCCGTCATCATTGAGCGTAACGCTTAAAATAGCCTGTTCACGAGGCTGATAACGCGCTTTATTGAGGGACATCAGCACCCGAACCGCGGCCAATCGTTCCGGCAAAAACACCAGTCGCTCGGCCTTTGGTCGGGCAGAAGCATCATAAAGGGTGAGTTGATTCAGACCGGGGGGCAAACCGGCACTGGGTAAACTGACCCGTGCCACGCCATTCTGCAATTGAATTTTTCGCTGATCGACCACGCGGCCCTGTTGCTGTATCAACACATAAGCCGAATCGACGGCCGGACGATTTGTTCCCGTAATCGTGATAATCAGCCGGCTGCTATCACTAACAACATCGGCTGATAGCAGCAATCCATCGGCTTCGGCAGGAGGTAATTGAACCGACCCGGTCAACCGGTGATTCGATTCCAGTTGTAAAGCCGTTACCTGTGCCTGGTAGGTATGGCCTTGAACCGGTGCCAGCACCACACTGCCAAGCCCCAACGGATTCGTTGTAAACCGAGCCACTTCCACACCTGCATCATCGATAATCCGGCCTGCCACCTGCCGACCAAGGCCATCAGGCGCCACCACTTTTATACCAAATCGAGACCGGACCCCAACCACCCAATGACCGCCTTCGGGCAATAGCTGTACGTCCAGCGGTTTTTGTGCTGTGTCGGCTATTGCCTGACTTTGTGACTGAATCAGATTATACACGGCAATGGATCGTTCAAAAGCAGGTCGATGTTGCCCATCGTCTTCATCGGTATAAGCCCTCAAATGATACGTTCCTGAAGCCAGCGAATCCGACAGTCGGAAATCACCAGCCGCCCGACCTTCCGATATTTTCAGCCACTGATGCTGAACGAGCCGCCCTGAAGCCGTCATGAGGGCTACATGAATTGCCGTTTCGCCAACGGGTCGGCGATTGGTAACCGCATCGAGCAGGTAAGCGCTTAGCCAGATTCGATCACCCGTTGCGTAGAATGGCTTATCGGTATGCACAAACAGAACCGGTGCCAGCGCATGAAAACGCTCCTTAAACGCCGTAGAAATTCGCTCCATCCGGGCATCGGGGGGCAATAGTTTTCCCTGTGCAATAATTGGGGCATTTGTTGAGGGAACAGCCTTCTCCTGGTCAGGCTTCCAGTCGGCAGGAAGCATCGTCGATAGGCGATCGTCGGCCAGTGAGCCTTGTATTTCTGATCCATAGGGTAGCGTTATGACACCATCGGTGGTCATCTGCATTTGTCCCGCTGGAAGTTTGATTTGCGAATAAGCGTACCGGGCATCGCTATAGGGCGAATAAGGCGACATCGCATTGGTGTAAAATACAATCAGTTGACGGTCAGAAACCAGCCTGCGCTCAAACGGTAACCGCCCCGGCTGAATCAGTTTTTTTATGCTCAGCGGCTTCAGGTGCCCTCTTAGTGAACCATACAATGTTGCCCGATTATCTTTGCCTCTGGCTATCGGTACGGTTATGTCTTCCTGATAGACCAGAAAGCCTTCATCCTCATAGGTACTGTCGATCAGCGTGACCATCAGATGCCGGACCGATCCCAGATAGGCACGCATCCGATTTCGGCGGTATCGATTAGCCTGTCGTTCATCGGGTGCTTTTAGCTCTTCGAAGCGAGTCGAACCGGCATAAAAGACCTTTTGGAAGGTTCCATCAAAATAGGCCAGTTCATACCATAGTTTATAACCCAACGCATGATTTTCAATAACAAGCGGCTCAGTCGCAACGGCTTTCAGATGTCCGTTTTCTTCGGTAAAACTGAGTACATCGGTGTTCATGATTTCGCACTGCCCGCCAAACGGTTCGCCAAGCAGCTGCTTTTTAAACTGACGAAGATGCCGCTCCCACTTCTTGAGATTGCCCCGAACGGTTACAGTAGCCAGTAATTGTCCGCCGGGTTTCAGGCGAAAATTGATTGTCTTCGCCTGGTCGTCGTTGAGTCGTAATGTCTGGTGCGCTGGCTGATAGCCGACAAAAGAAGCCACAACCTCTACTGTCCCCAACGGAACACCCGCTAATGAAAAGTGTCCCTGCTCATTTGTAATGGAACCCCGCGTAGAGCCGTTGAGGTATACATTGGCAAAGGGCATTGGCTTACCGGTCGTAGCGTCGGTCACATAGCCAGATAGCGTAGTGGTCAATTGTGCATACGCCCCCGAAACCAGCCCGAACGTCAGACAGGCAATCAACCCAACGACAGTTAGCCAACGATACATGGCAGTTCAGGGTTTTTATGGTGAGCGAAGACTCTAAACCAAAAGACCCAAAAGGTCTTGATTTACTTGCGCTTAAGCCATATCGATTCGTGTTACCGTTTCCAGATTTTCGCCCGAGAAGGCAATAGCCCGTTCTGCAAACAATACTTTTGTAGCAGCCCATGTTGAGCGAAACAGCTCGCTCTGCCGATATTCTTCAAGTGCATTGGCTGAGTCCCAGAGGCTGTAGGTCATTCGTACGTCGGGCCGGTCGGGATCACTTAAAAGCTGAAGATGCCGGTTTCCCGGAAATGCCCGAATGAGGTATTTGGAGCTATCAAAAATGGCATGAAAATCGGCAAGTTTATCTTCCTGAAATGTCATGCGAACAATGCGAACAAGCATATTCTTTTAGTATTTTTTGTGTACGTACAAAAGACCATTCTCTTGAATGACGCTGATGCAGAAATCGCAAAACCGCAGCATCGATAATGCCTGACCAGAAGCACCTACCGGGCTTTCTGGAAAGTATTTATGAGGAATGCCTTACTCACGAATTACTTAGTGGCGATCAATGGAACGTCAGGCTGGAATTCGGGTTGTCTACAAAGGTCAGGAAATTAGTAGACCATTTGTCGTGGATTCGCTGCTTAAAAATGCCATTGATGAGAAGTCAAAGCAATTGATAACGTAGTGTTTATCCCCATTAAGCAGTCAGGAAAGTAAGATTGCGAATCAATTTCGTCCTGGTCCCGGTTCAGCAAAACAGTCAACGGACGATCAATCGAAACCTCAAGGATTAACGGCTTGTTTTCTAATCCCGACCGTAACCCATCTTGGGTTAATCAAAAAACTCTGTGTTCTTTGTGTCTCTGTGTCTTATAACCCCTAACAAATGAATTACCGTACATTCGGCCGCATGGGCTGGGAAATCTCCGAAATTGGCTATGGCATGTGGGGCCTCGCCGACTGGACTGGCTCTGAACGGCCACAAATCGAAAAAGCACTCGATCTGGCGGTTGAACGGGGCTGCAATTTTTTCGATACGGCCTGGGGCTATGGCTCCGGTCTGAGCGAACAGATTCTGGGCGACCTGCTCAAGCGAAATCCCGACAAGATTCTGTATACCGCAACCAAAATTCCACCCAAAAATCGCACCTGGCCTTCCAGACCTGACTTTCAGTTAGACGATGTATTCCCGGCCGACTACATTGTTGAATATACCGAAAAAAGCCTGCAAAACCTTGGTGTTGAAACCATCGACCTGATGCAGTTTCATGTCTGGGAAGATGCCTGGGCCGACCGTGACGACTGGCAGGAAGCGATCACAAAATTGACACAGCAAGGCAAAGTGCGGGCCTGGGGTCTATCTGTAAATCGCTGGGAGCCAGACAATAGCCTGAACACCCTTCGAACCGGACTGATCGACGCCGTACAGGTGATCTACAACATCTTCGACCAAAACCCGGAAGATCATTTGTTTCCTCTGTGTAAACAATTGAACCTCGGCCTTATTGCCCGCGTACCCTTTGATGAAGGCACGCTCACCGGCACATTTACGAAAGAAACTACCTTTCCGGCCAACGACTGGCGTTCGACCTATTTCGTTCCTGAAAACCTTAACAGCAGCGTCGATCGTGCCGATGCGTTACGCCCCCTGATCCCGGCGGATATGACAATGCCCGAAATGGCGTTGCGGTTCATTTTAAGTAATCCCGATGTTCATACGACGATTCCGGGCATGCGTCAGCTCCGAAACGTAGAAGCCAACACCGCCGTTAGCGACGGACGCGGCCTGTCGCCGGAGTTACTGCACGAACTCAAAGGCCATCGCTGGGATCGGACACCGACGGACTGGAGTCAGTAGAGCGTTGAGCGGTTGTAGCAGGTTATCTGGAGAACCCCTCGAAGGCCGGATTGTGAATTTGGCGTTGACATATACCTTGTTAATAGTGTAAGCTATAGGATACAACTTATAGCTTACACGACATCCCTTAATACTCCTGCTCCAGCGGATGTACCATAAACTCATCAATCACAACGTGAGCCGGGCGGCTGACAATGAACAGCATCGATTCGGCCATGTCTTCATTTTTGAGCCAGTTTTGTGACGTTTCGTGACCGTGACCTTTTTCGTGGAAGTGCGAATCGACCAGTCCTGAATAAACGCCTGTCACTTTAATACCAAACGGCCGGACTTCCTTACGCAACGCCCCCATAAACGCTTCCTGCGCGTACTTGCTGGCCGTATAGAGCGATCCACCCGCGAAGGTCCGCTTGGCTACATCCGATGCCACGACAACAATATGCCCTGAGCCATGTGCTTTCATCGACGGAAGCGCAGCCTTTGTCAGAATAAACGTCCCTTTCACGTTGGTAGCCATCAGGTCGTCCCACTCACTGACCGTAATTTCATCGACGTTTTTGAAAACCCCATAGCCTGCATTGTTGATCACAACATCAATGCGCCTGAACTGATCGAGCGCGGCCTTAACGACTGCGGCCATATCGGCCTCATTGGCGACGTCGCCCGGCACCGTTACGATCTTTCCCCGAACAGATCCTTCGGTCGCCGTCACTTCGAGTTGCTTAAGATCGTCGGCATTACGGGCGGTAGCAACAACATTGGCACCGTGCTGGGCCAGCAATAAAGCCGTTGCCCGGCCAATACCCCGCGATGCCCCTGAAATAATAATGGTTTTGTTTTCGACGTTCATACTCATTCAGTTGAGCCGTATTAGCGGCCAGCGCAAAGGTCGTAAAGAGATCGCACAAAATTCGTAAAGAAGCTATTGGCTTACGACCTTTACGCCATTGCCAAAACTCACTTGCCATGCACGAATCACTAACCGACAAACTTAATCAGCTCGAGCAGAAATTCGCGGCTATGGGGCAGGATATGGCTTCTTATCTCGAAGGGTTGCTCCAGGCCGATTACCTAACCTATTGGGACTACATCCATCTCGAAACGCTGCTGTCTCTGCAAAACCCTAAAACAGCCTATCCCGACGAACTGATCTTCGTTACCTATCATCAGATTACCGAATTATACTTCAAGCTTATTCTGCACGAAATTGACCAGATCGCTCATGCCGAGCCGTTGACCGCTGCTTTTTTCGTTGCCCGATTGGGGCGACTGAACCGCTATTTTGCCCTACTTGAAGAATCGTTCAGCGTTATGATCACCGGCATGGAACGCGACCAGTTTCTGAAATTCAGGATGGCGCTTCTGCCATCGAGCGGGTTTCAGTCGGTTCAGTTCCGGCAGATCGAGATCGTATCGACTGACTTCCGGAACCTGTTGATCGCTGCTCCCGAAGAGCCAGCGTATATTTCTGATCTGTATGAGTTCATGTACTGGAAACAGGGCGCTACAGAACTGGCAACCCAGCAAAAAACCCTTACGCTCCGCCAGTTCGATCAACACAATAGCTCGCATCTGATTCGACAGGCCGAAGACTATCAATTCAAAAACCTACACCATCGTTATCTAAAACTGGAACACGATGGACAAAGTACACCCGAATTAGTAACGGCTCTGCGTGAATACGACTGGCGGGTAAATGTGCGCTGGAAATTAGCCCATTTGCGATCGGCGGTGCAATATCTGCACAAACAACCGGAAGACATCCGTGCTACGGGCGGAACGAACTGGCAAACGTACCTGCCACCCAGACAACAGCAAATCGTTTTCTTTCCAGAACTCTGGACCGAAGACGAATTAAGTAGCTGGGGTCAGTCGGCAAGCCCGCCAGAACCACTATAAATACAAAAAACTATACGCATTATTCAACTAAAGCCAACATTTTTTTTAGACGAGCCTAAAAATAAATAAAACGTCGTCTACTAACGTATGTTTCTTATATTTGGTAGAAAATTGACGCACAGAAGCATAGCTACTAGCGTACAAGGAAGATGCTCGATTGGCTTCATATACATCGATTCCGGGTAGCCCGTATACTACTTGGCCTATTTTTGGCCATGTGGCTCAACGGGGTGGTATTCCGCCACGCGCACCGGTTAACGGATGGGCGGCTGATCGTTCATGCTCACCCTTACTGGCCTTTCGGTAAAGGCCCGATTCTACCAAATTCCCATACGGCCCAGGAGATTCTATTGCTTGATTTGGCAGGCCATCTCCCCATTATCGTCAGTGCTTTTTTTGCTTTTCTTTTTCTACTACGAAGTTATCACCAGGCTGTTTTTCGGTTTGCTGATCGTACGTATCACACAGTCTCCTCCTTTTACTGTTTCTCACATCGGGGTCCACCGGTCGTTTGGTAATTTCCTGATTGGCGCTCACCGGCTTCTCAACCGGTGCCTGTTGCTGCATTCCATCAGAGCACTCAACCAAACGAAGACATCCTGAATGAAATTATTTTTCCTGTTCATTAGCATAGGGCTAATGGGAAGGCTTGTATATGCACAGCCAACTCCCAATCGAATTATTCGCGGATCGGTGATTGACGCCGATAACCGGAAGCCAATTCCTTTTGGCACAATAACCCTCATCGGAAGTACAAAAGGAGCATTGACCGATGCCAGAGGCCAATTTTCGTTATCGATAAAAGCTGATTCGGTAACTCATAAACTGGTTATTTCCTGCGTCGGTTTTAAATCCGATACGTTACTGATCCAACCCGGCACCGATACGTATTCGGTCGACATGCTACCCAATACAAACACACTCAATGAGGTAGTCGTTACGGGTGTTACGCGGGGCACACTGCTGCGCCAAAATCCGGTGGCCGTTCTCGCGATTTCGCGCCGGGCCATCGAAGGCACAGCCAGTAGTAATATTATCGATGTACTTGTAAAAAATGCCCCTGGTTTGAACGCGGTTAAAACTGGGCCCAATATCTCTAAACCCTTTATTCGGGGACTGGGCTACAACCGGGTCCTGACGCTCTACGACGGAGTTCGACAGGAGGGTCAGCAATGGGGTGATGAACACGGTATTGAGGTCGATAATTATAATATAGACCGCGCTGAGGTCATTAAAGGGCCAGCCAGCCTGATGTATGGCTCCGATGCGCTGGCGGGTGTGGTCAGTATGATGCCGAACTACCCGAAAGACACAGAAGGGAAAATCAAAGTAGGGATTGTAACAGAATACCAGTCGAATAACCGATTGCTGGGTGAGTCGGTGAGTTTAGCATCCGGTGGAGCTCGCTGGGCCTGGAATCTGCGCGGTTCGCTACGGGCCGCCACGAATTACCAGAATAAAATCGACGGGCGCGTCTATAACACAGGGTTTTCGGAAAAAACGCTGACGGCAATGCTGGGTTATTCGGGACAACGCGGTTACTCGCGCTTCGGGGCCTCGCTCTACGACAATTTGCAGGGCATTCCAGATGGAAGCCGGGATTCGCTGACACGTCAATTTACGAAGCAGGTCGACGAATCGGGCCTGGACGATATTCAAAACCGGCCCATTGTGCCCGCCAGCGATCTGTTACCGTATAAGCTTGGCCCGCTGCATCAGCGTATTCAACACTATCGTCTCCACACCAA
This window harbors:
- a CDS encoding family 43 glycosylhydrolase, whose protein sequence is MRLSLYLVLLFIFAYPSVAQQRTYCNPMDISYRYNFEQLNEKISYRSGADPVIVNHKKEYYLFVTIQGGWWHSKDLVNWNYIVPDKWPMEDMCAPAAMSVRDTLYLFQSTFEQRPIFISTEPEKGKLKFYNRWLPRLPKDIGPWDPALFHDDDTDKWYMYWGSSNVYPIFGAELDKSRNLTYAGNNPAQAYKAMLWLDPYKHGWERFGPNHSDPFKPFTEGAWMTKYKGKYYLQYGAPGTEYNVYGNGTYVSNDPLGPFEYAPYNPIAYKPGGFATGCGHGNTFQDNFGNYWNTGTTWIGYNWGMERRIVMNPAGFDKDDHMFANTRFGDFPHYLPTQKVPSQNGTESDALFTGWMLLNYKKPVVASSTLSTPTDTVRVAANVADENPRTFWVAAQNKPGETLTADLGTEREIRAVQVDYIDYKQTVYDSDSTVYTQFKILTSTDNKKWDVVADLTKEPKRDRACAYVQLDKPVRARYVRYEHVYVAGSHLAINAFRLFGNGFGKAPATPATLTAKRQKDQRNADLSWSKVPGAVGYNIRWGIAPDKLYQNYQFWNDEANTFELRALNVDVPYYFAIEAFDENGVSVLSKVIDDGSGLGKK
- a CDS encoding GNAT family N-acetyltransferase; the protein is MQFFFRNDQPEVAVDLLREVGQWLVDNDRELWTVDALTLDNLIDDFTRDKLYVMYADHGNGTAPEPAAAFILQWEDPHYWPDVPANTSGFIHKLAIRRPFNGQNLFASILKFSREECLKRGIYTLQLETDAGRPKLMQFYERYGFQPTYQRDMSEFGKSFTCQFYIMTF
- a CDS encoding DUF3823 domain-containing protein — protein: MIALLGGLFMSGCSKWNLEPKEITPTSSSTLPTVTITNVDNFSITGRGTVVTFTFNVTSVPRVTVKELGVCYSTTNKTPSLADASGTTALAKAKDLTLPSSIGITLTAKGTYYYRAYALLDDGRVSYSKLDSFVN
- a CDS encoding MFS transporter, with amino-acid sequence MTQPRQRKVRDFRLPQIYAIILIDVIVGSAVGPILPEFVKGLQRPQLWLSAGTALFLGMQLFSAPLLGKLSDGYGRRPIFILSSVGTFLADCFLLPVRVGFYFANRISDGTTNGMYATVRSAITDISPKDQLFKNLGIEGAIISLGFVLGPAVSGLLLTTFDVVQGNQAKVVAIMAVTLSSVNMLLSWTLRETHPNPPGVDTSALKNELIQSLNVQLLWSRLAEKDSKYQGLKQLVLMQLALTFSIGYYNYFVTFASFGELHMDAKAISYFFMYFGALSVVISYVFYAYMADRINQQRAIFWLALIGVPVLGSYGLVGSSLVGLYILITIDCLTLSLIQGLIEGLMAQLTTDDDRGEVFGINQALQGLGSFATTLVFGALSLLDLRLPFAWFAGCLAIVAWLANQKLKKL